The window GGTACGACTTTGTTCCCGATTCGGTTCAATTGTAGGCCTGAAATAACAGTGTTTGTCCTAGAAACGAAGCTGTCATAAGCACATAAAAACTCCGTTAGCCGAAGCCAACGGAGTATATGTATTCATCAGTAGCAAAACCACTTTTTCCAAATATCAAAGGAATCCATACTATCAATATCATCCCATTTGATATCGTCCCAGTCTTTGTCGTCCCAGTGATGGTTATTATTGTTATTGTTATTGTTATTATTATTATTATTGTTGTTATTGTTATTGTTGTTGTTGTTGTTGTTGTTGCTATTGCTATTGTTGTTATTACTATTATTGCTGTTATTACTATTCCAATTATTATCTGAAAAAATTGAAGCAAACTTAGAAAGAATGCTGTTTTTCTGAGAACTTCCTGATTCATTACCTGAAGCTGAAGCATATGCAGGGAAGATAATTGCACTAAAGAGTAAAATCAGACAAGATATTCGAACGATGTTTAACACTATACATAACCTCCCTTCCTAAGAATTGCTGCACGCCATCGTTCTTTATTAAGAATTATACAGCAATAATTAGGTTTTGAGAACTATAAAAGGCATAGATCATTTATTAAATTTATGATACAATATGTAACATAATATAAGTAGGGGGATTGATAGAGTAAAAATAAGAGTTTTCTTGCTGCGTTAAGATACAATTCGTAACATACAAACGGAACTGATTAAATTCATGCGAGGTGCAACTCATGCAGGTTGTTCAACCTATTAGAGAACAAGAGAAAATTGAACAGATACAGGCTGTTTTGAAAGAACAGTCGATTCGAGACTGGCTTCTTTTCACCATTGGGATTAATTCGGGACTTCATCTAAGCGATCTATTGTCTTTGAAAGTGAGCGATGTGAAGGATCGAAGTGTAGTCAGCATCAAGGAAGAAAAAACGGGGAAAGCAAAGACGTTTCAACTTTCTCCACAGCTTAAAACTTATATTGAAGAATATATCCAATATATGGATGGAGATGCCTATTTATTCCCATCCCAACGAACGGGCAATCCGATCAAAAGAATCCGAGTTTATCGTATTTTAAATGAAGCAGCCAAGCAAGTTGGACTAAACGACATAGGTACACACACACTTCGAAAAACATACGGCTATCATTATTACCTAAGAACGAAAAATGTTTCGGTCCTCAGAGACTTATTTAATCAATCGGCTCCATCAGTGACATTAAAGTATATTGGCGTGAAGGAATAGAAAATCAACTTAAGTTGATTTTTGTTGAAAGTAGTGGCTCGGGATAGATACATAATGTATCATGTCGATTAGTAATATTGTAATTCTTTTTAAAGTTAATAGCTGAGCGTTGGGAGTGGAGTTTCTTATGAAACAAGAAGAAAAGATTTCAGTAGAAATTCATCATGTTCTTCAGCAGTTAGGGATCGACCAGCAGAAGTTTCAGAATCAAGTTATGATGTCTTCCTCACAAGCTACTCCAAGGAACGCTCAGCTCTTACAAAAGCGATGAATCGTTTTGCTTCCTCTGGGGTCAGAACTCGACCATCCACGGTTAATGAAAACTTTTTCAAAATGCTCTCATCCGTTAAATCGAGATGCTCTACGAACTCTCTAACATCATGATCTAGAACCGTTTGTGGCTGATCAGTCCGGCCAAGTAAATAATCAACGGTAACATTAAAAAAATTGGCGATCTTATTAATGGTTTCGTAGTCCGGCTCACGTCGATTTGTTTCGTAATGAGAAAGAGCGGCTCTAGATATTCCAATTTTATTAGAAAGTTCCTCTTGAGTTAATCCTCTTTTTTCGCGTAAAAGGGCAATGCGATCTCCATATTTCAGCGTGATCATTCCTCACTGTTTAATTATTCTTTAACATTATAACCACTGTTTTTCTCGCTATATACCAGAGAACTATTATAACAAAGCAAAGATTCATTGACTAGATACAAGATGTAACAAAAAGGAGGGATGAGGCAAATGGCGTTGGAGAAAAAAAGTAAATTATCATTAGTCGTACCACTGGATGGAAAGTTGAATATTATTCGAATTCGAAATCAACTCATTAATAGCAAACATGCACTAATCGAAATTATAGCACTTGAAAAGTCCCAATTCACATTTGCTAGTCCCTTATGTTTGCCAACCAGCCATCAAGTCACCTATGGTTTTGAATTTACAATTTTCGGTCAATTATTTCAAGTTAATGGTAGCATAGAACTAGAAAGTAATAACGATAATGAATACATCTATAAAGCGGTTATTCAATCTGAAGACCATGTTGTTTCCGAAATGCTCTATGCCATCAATCAACTTGCGGTCACACAGAATACGGAATACGTTAAGCTTTCAAAAAGCTACACGCCAGAACATTCATCAGCTGTTAGTACAGTTGATTTGATATGTTGAGTGAGAAATAAAGCCGCTCAGCTTGTGCTAATCCGTTTGTTGCTCTCATAAGGTTAGTATAAAAACCAATGAATGTCGAATTAAAATGTTCGAATACATAATTTCTATATCCATACACGGAAAAATGAATCGAGCCCCTTGCAATGTTACAAAACGTATCTTATAATCAAGATATATACAGAATGTAACAACATACGACATTTTGAGCATTCAAAGGGGAGAAATATCATGAATTCGGATATTGTCTATTGTATTCAATGTAGTTCGATTATAGGTAGAGGTCATTCAGATCAGATATTTAAGACGGGTTTCTATCATACAACGATTCCACTTTGTCTCTGCAAAACGTGCGTTTCCACGGAGGAGAATAGGTTAAGTATAGAAATTATAAGCAATTCCCATAAGTGCTATTCCGATTTTGCTTTGCCCTTGTCTATCTAGCGGGAGGGTGGTGTAAGACCGGTTTTTTTTGTTATATTGGTAAGCGCTTTCAAAACTTATGGAAAGAAAAGCCTTCCTCTTACGTAAAAAGCGGAATGGCTTTTTTTATTTTATTGGAGTAAATGCTGATGCGCACTATAGTCAATCTGCTGCTTTTCGAGGAAGCTAGTCAAGCTTTTATAGTCGCGCCGTGGTGTTGCGAGAATGTAACCTTGAATACAGTGGTCACGCGTTACTTCACTTGCATGCGCCTCCAAGGCAACCTGTCCAATGCGTGCTGCGATGGAATGCTTGGCAATATCTCTAAAAGCTGTCGGCACAGGTGATACCAATTGATCGAGAAATCTTTTGGAGTCTTCTGTCCATAAGTGCCGCGAGCTGTCCACGTAGTGATTTTGCCAATCCAGCTTCGACTTACCGTCTTCTTTGGGCAGCACCTTGAGGAACTTCCGAAACATGAAATACCCGCCAATGGACATGAACAAAAGCAGGACACATACCCAGAAAATGATGAACCACATGAAAAAATCATTAGCCATTTATTTGTCACCTCACTAGCCTACATCAATATATCTTAAGAATTATACCTTATTTCTAGATTTCTTGCGACAATCCTAGTAAAATAGGAAGGTAGTAGACGTAACTACTTTGGTCTTCCATACCTAAGTAGTTGCGTAGTAAACACACAAAAAGGAGTTAACCATTATGCCCAAAATTGGCTCACACGTTTCGTTCTCAGATAAAGGCTTGTTAAATGCAGCAGAAGAGGCAGTCACATACGGTTCTTCCACATTTATGATATACACAGGTGCCCCACAAAATACGCGCCGTAAACCGATTGAGGATCAATTTGTCGAAGAAGGTAAAGCAGTCATGGAGAAGCATGCGATGAACGAAATTGTCGTACACGCTCCCTACATTATTAATCTAGGTTCTTATAAAGAAGATACCTTTGAGTTAGCCGTGCGTTTCCTTCAGGAAGAAATTCGTCGGACAGACTACATTGGCGTTCGCAATATCGTTCTTCATCCCGGGGCTTACACGGACAAGGATGCGGAGTATGGCATTGCCAGAATCGCGGAGGGTCTGAACGAAGTACTTGCAGGGGTTAAAGATACGAATGTGAACATCGCACTGGAAACAATGGCTGGCAAAGGGACGGAAATTGGCCGCAGCTTTGAGGAATTAGCTGAAATTATGGAGCAAGTAGAGTTTAATAACAAATTATCCGTTTGTTTGGACACTTGCCATATTCATGACGCTGGGTATGATATTGTGAACGACCTCGATGGCGTTCTGCATCATTTTGACAAAGTAATCGGTCTAGAAAAGCTTGGTGTTATTCACTTGAATGATAGTAAGAATCCTCGCGGAGCCAGCAAGGACCGCCACGCGCCGCTTGGTTCAGGTTGGATTGGCTTTGAAGCTATGAATAATGTTGCCAACCATGAGAAGCTGCAGCATTTGCCGATGATTCTTGAAACTCCTTGGATTGGTAAAGAAGATAAAACGCAGCGTCCGATGTACGAAGCAGAAATTGCACTGCTCTCTGGTAACCTCAGTGGACGTTTTGGCGGCGAATTCTTGGATCATGTAGAGCGAATTGATTTTTTGTTAGGCAAAAAAGAGATTCATTTCCGTGATTTCGTTCTGAATACATGGGAATTATTGAAAAATGATGCCAAGGCCAAGAAAGCGGACGGACGTGAGCCGCTGGAGCGTTTGTATGATATTCTACATGAAGAAAATCTTTTCTCTGACCTTAGCGAGGAGCAGATTAATCAACGATTAATTGTTTGGCTCGCAGGTAAAGAGATACTTAAGAAAGTTTAAAATAGATTTCAGCAAACTAAAAAGAAAGCTTTCTTACAGAAAGTTAAAGCTATTAGGGGGATAACATGGAACAGGGAAGTATGAGTAACTCATTGCGCAGGGAAAGCGTAATGGTGAATAGGGCAAGAATGTTGATCTCTTGTCCAGATCAGCCGGGAATCGTCGCGGCGGTTTCACAATTTTTGTTTGAATATGGCGCGAATATCGTGCAATCCGATCAATACACAATGGATCCTGAGGGCGGCATGTTTTTCATCCGGATCGAGTTCGATTTAATAGAGCTTGGGAGTCGGGTTAACCAGTTGAGAAAAGATTTCTCTGTCGTTGCGGACAAGTTCTCCATGGATTGGAGCCTTTCTCTTGCCAGTCAGAAAAAGCGCATCGCTATCTTCGTATCGAAGGAAGATCATGCACTGCTTGAGCTGCTTTGGCACTGGCGCGCGGGTGATCTTAACGCAGATATCGCGATGGTCATTAGTAACCACCCGGACATGCAGTCGCTCGTCGAACCTTTTGGAATTCCGTATCACCATATTCCGGTTACCGCGGATACGAAGGCAGAAGCCGAGCGTCGTCAGCTTGAAGTCGTTGGAGACAATGTTGATGCGATCGTATTGGCTCGCTATATGCAGATCGTTTCGCCTTCTTTTATTAAACACTACGCTAACCGTATTATTAATATCCATCATTCCTTCTTGCCTGCCTTTGTCGGCGGAAAGCCTTATGCGCAAGCCCATAACCGTGGGGTGAAAATTATTGGCGCTACTGCACATTATGTGACGGATGAACTGGATGGTGGACCTATTATTGAGCAAGACGTTCAAAGGGTAAGTCACCGTGATAACGTCGAAGATTTGAAAAGAATCGGTCGACATATTGAACGGATCGTCCTTGCTAGAGCGGTAGCTTGGCATGTAGAAGATCGAATTATTGTGCATAATAACAAGACAGTTGTATTTAATTAAGCTAGATTAGGCTGTGTCCATTGCTGGATGCAGCCTTTTTGCTAGTGAAGGTAGATGATGTTTTAGCGGCTTATTGTGGCAAAGCATTAAAGCAAATGGTACAATAATGCAAGCGAGAAAAGTCACTTGTATGTACAAGTCATTGATTGACGAAAATACAGAAATATAGGAGGGAATTTTCGAATGACAGTAACAAACAAAACAATTGAACAATTAGCGGTCGACACGATCCGTACTTTGGGTATCGATGCCGTTGAGAAAGCCAAATCAGGTCACCCAGGTATGGTCATGGGGGCTGCGCCAATGGCTTATGTGCTGTGGAAACAGCATATGAAGCACAATCCATCTAATCCAAAATGGGTCAATCGTGATCGTTTCGTGCTTTCTGCGGGCCATGGGTCCATGCTGCTATACAGCCTACTTCACCTTTGTGGATACGATTTGCCAATGGAAGAGATCAAAAACTTCCGCCAATGGGGAAGCAAAACGCCAGGACATCCGGAATACGGTCATACAGCAGGTGTTGACGCAACGACGGGTCCACTTGGACAAGGTATTGGTATGGCGGTTGGTATGGCTATGGCTGAAGCTCATTTGAGAGAGACTTACAATAAAGAGAATTTCCCTGTAATCGACCACTATACATACGCAATCTGTGGTGATGGCGACATGATGGAAGGCGTTTCATCTGAAGCGGTTTCCTTGGCAGCTCACCTAAAATTGGGCAAATTAATCATGTTGTACGATTCCAATGATATCTCGCTGGATGGCGAGCTTAATATGGCATTTTCCGAGAACGTTGAGAAGCGTTTTGAAGCTTACGGTTGGCAAGTGCTGCGTGTAGAAGAGCAAAATGATCTTGCGGCGATTTCCAAAGCAATTGCTGAAGCAAAAGCTGATACAACGCGCCCAACTCTGATTGAAGTGAAAACGACAATCGGTTTCGGCAGCCCGAACAAAGGCGGCAAAGGCGGCCACGTTGGACCACATGGATCTCCGCTAGGCGGCGATGAAGTGAAGCTGACGAAGCAAGCTTACGGCTGGCCGGAAGAGCCGGACTTCTTAGTTCCGGACGAAGTTAGAGCGCACTATGCAGAAATTCAAAAAGAAGGCGCTGCAGCTGAACAAGCTTGGAGCAACCTGTTGAATGACTACATTAAGGCATATCCAGAACTCGGCAACCAGTTCAGTGCGGCAGTGAGCGATGAATTGCCAGCAGGCTGGGACGCAGATCTTCCGGTTTACAGCACATCAGACAAGCCTATGGCTACTCGTGTTGCCTCCGGTAATGCGATTAATGCGATTGCACCTAAGTTGCCGCAATTGATCGGTGGTTCCGCGGATCTGGCTAGCTCTAACAACACCATGATCAAAGGCGAATCCAACTACAGCGCAAGCAACTATGCAGGCCGCAATGTATGGTTTGGTGTTCGTGAATTCGGTATGGGTACAGCAATGAACGGTATGGCTCTGCATGGTGGCGTTAAGATATACGGGGCTACATTCTTTGTATTCTCTGATTACCTGCGTGCATCGATTCGTCTGGCGGCTCTTATGCAGCTTCCAGTTATCTACGTTCTAACACATGACAGTATTGCTGTTGGTGAAGATGGACCAACGCATGAACCGGGTTGAACAATTGCCAGCGCTTCGTGTCATTCCGGGCATCACCGTTATTCGCCCAGCTGATGGTAACGAAACATCTGAAGCATGGCGCTATGCGATTTCCCAAGCTAAGGGGCCAGTTGCACTCGTGTTGACTCGCCAAAACCTGCCGATCCTTGAAGGAACAGTTCAAGGCGCGAAAGAAAACCTAAGCAAAGGCGGATACGTGGTATCCGATGCTACAAATGGCAAGCCAGTTGCTCAAATTCTGGCAACAGGCTCTGAAGTACAATTGGCTGTCGCGGCGCAAAAGCTTCTTGAAGCCGAAGGCATTAACGTTCGTGTCGTCAGCTTGCCAAGCTTGGAGCTGTTCGAGAAACAGTCCAAAGAATATAAAGACTCTGTCATTCTGCCGGAAGTGAAGAAGCGTCTAGCCGTTGAGATGGCTTACCCGCTTGGTTGGGAACGTTACGTTGGCGACCAAGGATCCATCCTCGGTATCTCTACATTTGGAGCATCCGCACCAGGAGATTTGGTTCTCAAAGAATACGGATTCTACCCAGAGAACGTAGCAGCTAGAGTGAAAGCTCTATTGTCTTAATTAGTTGAAAGCAGCCATAGCCCACCCCGCGTGGGCTTGGCATCATTTTTAGTCATTTTAAAGGGGGAACCAATCACCATGTCTAGCTTTGAAAATGTAACGGTATTAACAAAAGCCAACGTTTATTTCGACGGTAAAGTAACTAGCCGCACCGTTCAATTCGCCGATGGCACCAAAAAAACACTCGGCATTTTGCTCCCGGGTGAGTACGAATTCGGAACAGATGTTAAAGAAATCATGGAAATTCAAGCTGGTGAGCTGAACGTATTGCTTCCAGGCAGCAGCGAATGGATTACCATCAGTGGACAAGGTGAATTCACAGTTCCCGCCAATGCAAAATTCAAGCTCGAAGTGAAAACAGTAAGCGATTATATTTGCTCTTATATTAATGAGTAATTAAATAGGGAAAAGACATCCCTTCAGATCCCATACATCATCGGACAAATTGCCCGATGATGTATGGGATCTTTTTGTCTTGAGAGGATTTAATTGGAAGACCAAGGGTAGAGGGAGCGGGTATCCATTTGCAGTACTTCTTCGATGTCGCTCATGCGTATCCATAGCTGTTGGATGCTTTGTAGAGCATCAGGTGGAAGCGCCATATGTCGCTGCTTAATCCTGGAGAGGCTGACGCCGATGCATTGGGGGTGTCCTGGATTAATGACGAGGTCATCCAGCAGGACGGTTATTCCTGCCTCTAAGTCTGGGATTTCTTCCATCTTTAGCTGCTGAAACGGAGCAATTAATGGCACGTACAACGAAGTTTTGTTCCAATCTAGCTCGTGTTGCCGAAAACGCAGCGCCATGAGAAAGGGCTGGATGCGCTCTTCATGGAAGTCATAAAAAACAGTCAGCTTAGCCATCAGAGGGCGCCCCTTTTTGCTTCAGATGCTCCAGCTTGTCCATGATGAGGCGAGTTGCATCGGACCAATTGGCTGGATTGTATTTGCTAGCTTGGCTTTGTGTAAATAGCTGGTATTCATGATCCATAATGCCTTGCAGGACACGTCGCTGAATTTGCTCTATGCGTGCTGCTGCAAGCCGATGGGTTACTTGAAACTCTTCGGAAAGAAGGGCAATCATTTCGTTCTTTTGCTCGGGCAGCGGTAGTTTCTTAAGCATGGATATAGGTATTGCCGCGTAGAGCTGGAAGGCTGATGCATCCTGCTCCTGCCAATCGACATAACGATCTGGCATGATCATTTGGTTACCGGAATGGCGAAGCACATGACAAAGCTCGTGAAGGAAGTCTTCCCACTGCTCTTTGGCAGATAATCGACGGTCAACGTTGATGCTGAATTGCCCGTTATTTTCCACAGCCATGCTGTTCATATCCATCGCATAAACCCAAATATCCAGTTTAGCAGCCAAATGGGTCATGCTAAGCTGAGCTGGCTCTGTGATATCATGTTGGAGATATAAAGCTTCGACCCATTGTTCCAGAGGGGTGGTTTGGTAGTGAGTGAACAGGACAAACACCTCGCTATAGGAATGTATGTTCGTTTAACTGAGGTAAAGAAAAGCCCGTTTGGGCTTGGCTTTATTGTAAAAGGATAAGTTCTTATCAAGATGGCGCTTAAGCCACTGTTACTGCTGGCTATCTGGTTTGCGGGTCATCTGCTGCTCTTTGATGAAGTTCCAGAAGCGGAGCATTTCGTCTCGCTTTTCTTTAGGAGCATTCTGGAAATCTTTAAAAAATAAGCTAACCTCGGGGTCATCGATTTCTGTAGCTTGGATCGGGTCAGAGGGGCTTTCGAGGGCCTCTTCTTCTGTCGGAGCAAACCCGGCAAGCAGTAGAAGTTCATCCTTCTCCGAGCTGGTAAGTGCATCGGCTAAGGCGATAACCGTTTCTCTGGATGGATTGAAGCGGTTATTTTCTATGGAGTTTATAAATGAATAACTGACACCGGATCGTTCCCCGAGCTCTCTAAGTGAGAAATGGTTCATCTTGCGCAGATCCCGAATTCGAATGCCAAATTGCACCATATCTTTCATCGCTTCATCACCTTTCCCTATTGTAAATGGTTGTGTATATAAAAAACAAGAGGAACAAATAAAAATGTTTAGAATTTCAAAACATTTGTGTTGAATTTTAAAACAAGAAAGGCTATGATTTGTTTAGAATTTCAAAACACTAACTTTTAGGAGATGATAACAGATGGTGGAACGTATTTTACACATAGAGCAAGAACAAATTGATCGGCGGGCAACGCGCAAGCGGGTGGAAGATGTGCTCGAAACGGTTCGTATATACCGGTTGATCGGGTATGTGCGGAGAGAGAGGGGAGCGATTTCGGACTCGAATCAGGTACTCAAGGTGGAGGAGCAGGCAGCTGTATACCTGGTAGATACAGAGGAACAACTGGTTGGTTTATGCGCTGAGGTAGAGCAGGCGTTGTTGCTGCTTGATGAACTTGAACAGGAAATGATCAACAAACGTTATTTACAAAGGGACAAGTTGTTCGATTTCTTACTGTTCCATGAGCTGAATTTGAGCGAGCGCACGTACCGCCGGGTGAAGGCTAAGGCGATAGCTAAGCTGGCTTACATGCTGCGGCTAGAGGTGATTCTTTCTTAAGGAGCAATGTTTGTATGACGTTTGGGCGATAGGAGGTACAATTATATAAAAGACATATAACCGGCTAGGGCAGTATGACCGTAAGTTGGCCGTCTGTTGGCAGTTCGTTTGATTGGCACCGTGGTAAGATCGTTGTGTAGAGTAGTGAGGGAGGTGATTAGGCTGAACAGGATGCAAGCGATAATGTCCAGATCCAGCAGATATGTGAGGGCTGCTTACGGGACGAATGGAAGGAGTGAAACGAGTGGCAGTAGGGTCATTTAGGCAGTGACTGTTTTGAAAAGAAAAAAATGTTTTGAATTTCAAA is drawn from Paenibacillus sp. V4I7 and contains these coding sequences:
- a CDS encoding tyrosine-type recombinase/integrase, with translation MQVVQPIREQEKIEQIQAVLKEQSIRDWLLFTIGINSGLHLSDLLSLKVSDVKDRSVVSIKEEKTGKAKTFQLSPQLKTYIEEYIQYMDGDAYLFPSQRTGNPIKRIRVYRILNEAAKQVGLNDIGTHTLRKTYGYHYYLRTKNVSVLRDLFNQSAPSVTLKYIGVKE
- a CDS encoding helix-turn-helix domain-containing protein, whose amino-acid sequence is MKYGDRIALLREKRGLTQEELSNKIGISRAALSHYETNRREPDYETINKIANFFNVTVDYLLGRTDQPQTVLDHDVREFVEHLDLTDESILKKFSLTVDGRVLTPEEAKRFIAFVRAERSLE
- a CDS encoding DUF2621 domain-containing protein; the encoded protein is MANDFFMWFIIFWVCVLLLFMSIGGYFMFRKFLKVLPKEDGKSKLDWQNHYVDSSRHLWTEDSKRFLDQLVSPVPTAFRDIAKHSIAARIGQVALEAHASEVTRDHCIQGYILATPRRDYKSLTSFLEKQQIDYSAHQHLLQ
- a CDS encoding deoxyribonuclease IV: MPKIGSHVSFSDKGLLNAAEEAVTYGSSTFMIYTGAPQNTRRKPIEDQFVEEGKAVMEKHAMNEIVVHAPYIINLGSYKEDTFELAVRFLQEEIRRTDYIGVRNIVLHPGAYTDKDAEYGIARIAEGLNEVLAGVKDTNVNIALETMAGKGTEIGRSFEELAEIMEQVEFNNKLSVCLDTCHIHDAGYDIVNDLDGVLHHFDKVIGLEKLGVIHLNDSKNPRGASKDRHAPLGSGWIGFEAMNNVANHEKLQHLPMILETPWIGKEDKTQRPMYEAEIALLSGNLSGRFGGEFLDHVERIDFLLGKKEIHFRDFVLNTWELLKNDAKAKKADGREPLERLYDILHEENLFSDLSEEQINQRLIVWLAGKEILKKV
- the purU gene encoding formyltetrahydrofolate deformylase; this encodes MEQGSMSNSLRRESVMVNRARMLISCPDQPGIVAAVSQFLFEYGANIVQSDQYTMDPEGGMFFIRIEFDLIELGSRVNQLRKDFSVVADKFSMDWSLSLASQKKRIAIFVSKEDHALLELLWHWRAGDLNADIAMVISNHPDMQSLVEPFGIPYHHIPVTADTKAEAERRQLEVVGDNVDAIVLARYMQIVSPSFIKHYANRIINIHHSFLPAFVGGKPYAQAHNRGVKIIGATAHYVTDELDGGPIIEQDVQRVSHRDNVEDLKRIGRHIERIVLARAVAWHVEDRIIVHNNKTVVFN
- a CDS encoding pyrimidine/purine nucleoside phosphorylase, which encodes MSSFENVTVLTKANVYFDGKVTSRTVQFADGTKKTLGILLPGEYEFGTDVKEIMEIQAGELNVLLPGSSEWITISGQGEFTVPANAKFKLEVKTVSDYICSYINE
- a CDS encoding ImmA/IrrE family metallo-endopeptidase, with protein sequence MAAKLDIWVYAMDMNSMAVENNGQFSINVDRRLSAKEQWEDFLHELCHVLRHSGNQMIMPDRYVDWQEQDASAFQLYAAIPISMLKKLPLPEQKNEMIALLSEEFQVTHRLAAARIEQIQRRVLQGIMDHEYQLFTQSQASKYNPANWSDATRLIMDKLEHLKQKGAPSDG
- a CDS encoding helix-turn-helix transcriptional regulator, which translates into the protein MKDMVQFGIRIRDLRKMNHFSLRELGERSGVSYSFINSIENNRFNPSRETVIALADALTSSEKDELLLLAGFAPTEEEALESPSDPIQATEIDDPEVSLFFKDFQNAPKEKRDEMLRFWNFIKEQQMTRKPDSQQ
- a CDS encoding ArpU family phage packaging/lysis transcriptional regulator, whose product is MVERILHIEQEQIDRRATRKRVEDVLETVRIYRLIGYVRRERGAISDSNQVLKVEEQAAVYLVDTEEQLVGLCAEVEQALLLLDELEQEMINKRYLQRDKLFDFLLFHELNLSERTYRRVKAKAIAKLAYMLRLEVILS